Proteins from a genomic interval of Massilia sp. KIM:
- the yjgA gene encoding ribosome biogenesis factor YjgA, with protein MPNANRGSVGFQSNEFEQEYERPSKSELKRQSNELQKLGELLIAEPRDRVKRVPMPDEVKDAILMCQTITNHEGRRRQLQYVGKMMRTLNEEEVDIIKRTIDSWKGASKAETAALHALERRREKLLADDKALTQLLSEHPQLDAQHMRTLIRNARKEQAENKPPKAYREIFQILKDLAKQPKTQDADDEEVADESDDE; from the coding sequence ATGCCTAATGCAAACCGCGGCTCCGTGGGCTTCCAGTCCAACGAGTTCGAGCAGGAATACGAACGTCCATCCAAGTCTGAGCTCAAGCGCCAGTCCAACGAGCTGCAGAAGCTCGGCGAACTCCTGATCGCCGAGCCGCGCGACCGCGTCAAGCGCGTCCCGATGCCGGACGAGGTCAAGGACGCGATCCTGATGTGCCAGACCATCACCAATCACGAAGGCCGCCGCCGCCAGCTGCAGTACGTGGGCAAGATGATGCGCACCCTGAACGAGGAAGAAGTCGACATCATCAAGCGCACCATCGACAGCTGGAAGGGCGCCTCGAAGGCCGAGACCGCGGCCCTGCACGCGCTGGAGCGCCGCCGCGAGAAGCTGCTGGCCGACGACAAGGCCCTGACCCAGCTACTGTCCGAGCACCCGCAACTGGACGCCCAGCACATGCGCACCCTGATCCGCAACGCGCGCAAGGAGCAGGCCGAGAACAAGCCGCCCAAGGCCTACCGCGAGATCTTCCAGATCCTGAAGGACCTGGCCAAGCAGCCCAAGACGCAGGACGCCGACGACGAGGAAGTTGCGGATGAATCCGACGACGAATGA
- the pmbA gene encoding metalloprotease PmbA — protein MNDSFFTHSQDQLKQLARDVLAIARKQGATDASVEISEGSGLSVSVRKGNIETIEQNKDKGLGVTVYYGQRRGNANTSDFSPSSLRATVEAAWNIARFTAEDDCAGLPDAELLETKPRDLRLFYPWQISTEEAVELAKRCENAAFEVDPRISNSEGASVYVQQSHFVGANSRGFIGGYPFSRHTISVAPIAGKGNQMQRDDWYSSSRDPSQLAQPEAIGRYAAERALARLNARKLDTRTCPVLFEAPLAAGLIGAFVQAVSGGSLYRKSSFLLDTLGKQVFPDHIQVIEDPHLIGAVGSAPFDEEGVKTVRRKVVKDGVLQGYFLSSYSARKLGMQTTGNAGGSHNLQFVSTKTKRGDDFEGMLRKMGTGLLVTELMGQGVNYVTGDYSRGASGYWVENGVIQYPVEEITIAGNMREMFQQIVAVGADVLARGNKSVGSILIEKMVVAGN, from the coding sequence ATGAACGATTCCTTTTTTACCCACTCCCAGGATCAGCTGAAGCAGCTCGCCCGCGATGTACTGGCGATCGCCCGCAAACAGGGCGCGACCGACGCCTCGGTCGAAATCAGCGAGGGCAGTGGGCTGTCGGTTTCTGTTCGTAAAGGCAATATCGAGACCATCGAGCAGAACAAGGACAAGGGCCTGGGCGTCACCGTCTACTACGGCCAGCGCCGCGGCAACGCCAACACCTCGGACTTCTCGCCCAGCTCGCTGCGCGCCACCGTCGAAGCGGCCTGGAACATCGCCCGCTTCACCGCCGAGGACGACTGCGCCGGCCTGCCCGACGCCGAGCTGCTCGAGACCAAGCCGCGCGACCTGCGCCTGTTCTACCCCTGGCAGATCTCCACCGAGGAAGCGGTCGAGCTCGCGAAGCGCTGCGAGAACGCCGCCTTCGAAGTCGACCCGCGCATCAGCAACAGCGAAGGGGCGAGCGTCTACGTGCAGCAGTCGCACTTCGTGGGTGCCAACAGCCGCGGCTTCATCGGCGGCTATCCGTTCTCGCGCCACACCATCTCGGTGGCGCCGATCGCCGGCAAGGGCAACCAGATGCAGCGCGACGACTGGTACTCGTCCTCGCGCGACCCGTCCCAGCTGGCCCAGCCGGAAGCCATCGGCCGCTACGCCGCCGAGCGCGCGCTGGCGCGCCTGAACGCGCGCAAGCTCGACACCCGCACCTGCCCGGTGCTGTTCGAGGCCCCGCTGGCCGCCGGCCTGATCGGCGCCTTCGTCCAGGCCGTGTCGGGCGGCTCGCTCTACCGCAAGTCGAGCTTCCTGCTCGACACCCTGGGCAAGCAGGTGTTCCCGGACCACATCCAGGTCATCGAAGACCCGCACCTGATCGGCGCCGTCGGTTCGGCCCCCTTCGACGAGGAGGGCGTCAAGACCGTGCGCCGCAAGGTGGTCAAGGATGGCGTGCTGCAGGGCTACTTCCTGTCTTCGTATTCGGCACGCAAGCTGGGCATGCAGACCACCGGCAATGCCGGCGGTTCGCACAACCTCCAGTTCGTGTCCACCAAAACGAAGCGCGGCGACGACTTCGAAGGCATGCTGCGCAAGATGGGCACCGGCCTGCTGGTGACCGAACTGATGGGCCAGGGCGTCAACTACGTGACCGGCGACTACTCGCGCGGCGCTTCCGGCTATTGGGTCGAGAACGGCGTGATCCAGTACCCGGTCGAAGAAATCACCATCGCCGGCAACATGCGCGAGATGTTCCAGCAAATCGTCGCCGTCGGCGCCGACGTGCTGGCGCGCGGAAACAAGTCCGTCGGCTCGATCCTGATCGAGAAGATGGTCGTCGCCGGCAACTGA
- a CDS encoding DUF1801 domain-containing protein produces MASNKTVATDADVQAYLDAIPDPTRRTDCETLVGLMRQLTGEPPRMWGASIVGFGSYHYRYESGREGDAALVSFSARKSDISIYLSSNAERQEELLAQLGRHKMGKACLQLRALAEVDRSVLEKLIVESIAATRRQFDVSAKK; encoded by the coding sequence GTGGCAAGCAACAAGACGGTTGCCACCGACGCCGACGTCCAGGCCTACCTGGATGCCATCCCCGACCCCACGCGCCGGACCGATTGCGAGACATTGGTGGGCCTGATGCGCCAACTGACCGGCGAGCCGCCCAGGATGTGGGGCGCGTCCATCGTCGGCTTCGGCAGCTACCATTACCGCTATGAGAGCGGGCGCGAGGGTGACGCCGCCCTGGTCAGCTTTTCGGCGCGCAAGAGTGACATCAGCATCTACTTGAGCTCAAATGCTGAGCGACAAGAAGAGCTGCTGGCGCAGCTGGGCCGGCACAAGATGGGCAAGGCCTGCCTGCAGCTGCGTGCGCTCGCCGAGGTGGACCGCTCAGTGCTGGAGAAATTAATCGTCGAATCCATCGCGGCGACGCGCCGGCAATTTGACGTTTCCGCGAAGAAGTAA
- a CDS encoding M14-type cytosolic carboxypeptidase produces the protein MSIKISSQFDAGAIDVVNATSASAIDLNIRKDSHADIIQWFYFRLQGAQGEPCTIRFLNAAQAAYPAGWEGYQAMASYDRVNWFRVPTSYDGKVLTIEHTPAMDSVYYAYFEPYSWERHLELLDRAQMSEQVRMVDLGSTVDGRDLNMLIIGEPAEGKKKVWVIARQHPGETMAEWFVEGMLDALLDPAHPFGRQLLKESVFYVVPNMNPDGSVRGNLRTNAAGANLNREWLNPSMERSPEVFLVKQKMHETGVDLCLDVHGDEGLPYVFVAGSESLPNFTAEQAARQKAFIEDFKIASPDFQDVHGYGETPYTEETLTMGSPHITHAFGCLSLTLEMPFKDNANDPDPQVGWDGARSARLGAAVLQPVLKAIRADK, from the coding sequence ATGTCTATCAAGATCAGCAGCCAGTTCGACGCTGGCGCCATCGATGTCGTGAACGCCACGAGCGCCAGCGCCATCGACCTGAACATCCGCAAGGATTCGCACGCCGACATCATCCAGTGGTTCTACTTCCGCCTCCAGGGCGCGCAGGGCGAGCCCTGCACCATCCGCTTCCTGAACGCGGCCCAGGCGGCCTATCCGGCGGGCTGGGAAGGCTACCAGGCGATGGCGAGCTATGACCGGGTGAACTGGTTCCGCGTGCCGACCTCCTACGACGGCAAGGTCTTGACCATCGAGCACACCCCGGCCATGGACAGCGTCTACTACGCCTACTTCGAGCCGTATTCGTGGGAGCGCCACCTGGAGCTGCTGGACCGCGCCCAGATGTCGGAGCAGGTGCGCATGGTGGACCTGGGCTCGACCGTCGACGGCCGCGACCTCAACATGCTGATCATCGGCGAGCCCGCCGAGGGCAAGAAGAAGGTCTGGGTGATCGCCCGCCAGCACCCGGGCGAGACGATGGCCGAGTGGTTCGTCGAGGGCATGCTGGACGCCCTGCTCGACCCGGCCCATCCCTTTGGCCGCCAGCTGCTGAAGGAGAGCGTGTTCTACGTGGTCCCGAACATGAACCCGGACGGCTCGGTGCGCGGCAACCTGCGCACCAACGCGGCCGGCGCCAACCTGAACCGCGAGTGGCTGAACCCGAGCATGGAGCGCAGCCCGGAAGTCTTCCTGGTCAAGCAGAAGATGCACGAAACCGGCGTCGACCTGTGCCTGGACGTGCACGGCGACGAGGGCCTGCCCTACGTGTTCGTGGCCGGCAGCGAGTCGCTGCCGAACTTCACGGCCGAGCAGGCGGCGCGCCAGAAGGCCTTCATCGAAGACTTCAAGATCGCCAGCCCGGACTTCCAGGACGTGCACGGCTATGGCGAGACGCCCTACACCGAAGAGACCCTGACCATGGGTTCGCCGCACATCACCCATGCCTTCGGCTGCCTGTCGCTGACCCTGGAGATGCCCTTCAAGGACAACGCCAACGACCCCGACCCGCAGGTGGGCTGGGACGGCGCGCGCAGCGCGCGCCTGGGCGCGGCGGTGCTGCAGCCGGTGCTGAAGGCGATCCGCGCGGACAAGTAA
- the paaX gene encoding phenylacetic acid degradation operon negative regulatory protein PaaX yields MKRLSSSEWIAAFLALEPPRHKSLVMTLCGDAMAPHGGGFWLGSMIELLAPLGVNDRLVRTSVFRLVQEGWLVASREGRRSRYTLEPRALPRFERANRRIYAPPGLDWNGRWTLVLAPNGSIDAELRGLLRKELQWEGYAMLAPGMMAHPAPDRDSLREILQRCEARDKVFVCEADELPGVGSRPLPQLVGDGWDLSGVVADYRHFIEGFAPLAALLEHKGELTPQDAFAIRSLLIHAYRRVQLHDPMLPVALLPQPWPGSEAYALAKTIYLQTWALAEEHVLAMLRREDEATPDADAAFYERFGGLRR; encoded by the coding sequence ATGAAACGACTCTCCAGCAGCGAGTGGATCGCCGCTTTCCTGGCCCTCGAGCCGCCCCGCCACAAGTCGCTGGTGATGACCCTATGCGGGGACGCGATGGCGCCCCATGGCGGGGGTTTCTGGCTGGGCAGCATGATCGAACTGCTGGCCCCTCTGGGCGTGAACGACCGGCTGGTGCGCACCAGCGTGTTCCGCCTGGTGCAGGAAGGATGGCTGGTAGCCAGCCGCGAGGGAAGGCGCAGCCGCTACACGCTGGAGCCACGCGCCCTGCCACGTTTCGAGCGCGCCAACCGGCGCATCTACGCGCCGCCGGGCCTGGACTGGAACGGCCGCTGGACCCTGGTGCTGGCGCCCAACGGCAGCATCGACGCCGAGCTGCGCGGCCTGCTGCGCAAGGAGCTGCAATGGGAAGGCTATGCGATGCTGGCCCCGGGCATGATGGCCCACCCCGCGCCCGACCGCGACAGCCTGCGTGAAATCCTGCAGCGCTGCGAAGCCCGGGACAAGGTCTTCGTATGCGAAGCCGACGAGCTGCCGGGCGTCGGCTCCCGTCCCCTGCCCCAGCTGGTGGGCGACGGCTGGGACCTGTCTGGCGTGGTGGCGGACTACCGCCATTTCATCGAGGGCTTCGCGCCCCTGGCGGCGCTGCTGGAGCACAAGGGCGAACTCACGCCCCAGGATGCGTTCGCGATCCGCAGCCTGCTGATCCACGCCTACCGCCGCGTGCAGTTGCACGACCCGATGCTGCCGGTGGCCCTGCTGCCCCAGCCCTGGCCCGGATCTGAAGCCTATGCGCTGGCGAAAACCATCTACCTCCAGACCTGGGCGCTGGCCGAAGAACACGTGCTGGCCATGCTGCGCCGCGAGGACGAGGCCACGCCGGACGCCGACGCCGCCTTCTACGAGCGCTTCGGCGGGCTGCGGCGCTAA